Proteins from a genomic interval of Rosa chinensis cultivar Old Blush chromosome 2, RchiOBHm-V2, whole genome shotgun sequence:
- the LOC112189901 gene encoding protein HEADING DATE REPRESSOR 1 translates to MENQNGDGNHKKVDGALEGFAPVSSTRIDWKPRKRSAGGRSIEKVTEDTANNTPNKQEEYTEPDEDMLQDSTAAPELSERRKALFEPLEPMMNSNGKRPSAESLLPPPDFDSTSYPKGWLIGKRRKLVNVDVVEKMRRIAIQEMNRKDREIDGLNEQLEEDARCLEHLQLQLLQERSKRGEVERENAMLQDQITMLMDMLHEDGNVGDDEGPAEP, encoded by the exons ATGGAGAACCAGAACGGAGATGGGAATCATAAGAAGGTTGATGGGGCCTTGGAGGGTTTTGCTCCTGTCTCTTCCACTAGAATTGATTGGAAACCCAGAAAGAGATCAG CTGGCGGGAGGAGTATAGAGAAGGTAACAGAGGACACTGCTAACAATACTCCCAACAAACAGGAAGAGTATACCGAGCCCGATGAGGATATGCTTCAGGACTCAACTGCAGCTCCTGAACTGTCGGAGCGGCGAAAGGCTCTGTTTGAACCCTTAGAACCTATGATGAATAGCAATGGGAAACGACCATCAGCTGAGTCCTTACTTCCTCCTCCTGACTTTGATTCCACGAGCTATCCTAAAGGGTGGCTTATTGGAAAAAGGCGAAAGCTGGTTAATGTTGATGTCGTTGAGAAAATGAGGCGGATTGCCATTCAGGAAATGAACAGAAAG GATAGGGAAATTGATGGACTAAACGAGCAATTGGAGGAGGATGCAAGGTGCCTAGAACACTTGCAACTGCAGCTCCTGCAAGAGCGAAGCAAACGTGGGGAAGTCGAGAGAGAGAATGCAATGCTGCAAGACCAGATTACTATGCTTATGGACATGCTGCACGAAGACGGCAATGTTGGAGATGATGAAGGCCCTGCTGAACCAtga